The Nakaseomyces glabratus chromosome B, complete sequence genome includes the window ATTTGAACTACTTGCAGAATGTTTAGAATCATCAACGTATACTGGATACAATCTTTCAGATCTCCCATTATTTTCTGATAATTTCTCATAGGATGAGATTTTACTAGAGCTAGTGTTCGCCTCACCAAACGTCAGACTGCTCTTATTTTCATCTATGTTCTCGATAAATAATGACTGTCGCTGAATTGCTGACACATCTAGCTGACTCTCGCGCCTGTCAGCTGTGAGCAGGACAGTATCTATAGAGCCAAATGAAGAGCCAGAGGTATCACCCGCGGACGACCCTCCAGATTGTGATGACATGTCTTGCAATTGCTATATGTCAATGCCAACGCTGTCTTGTTTCCACCAACTTTATCAATCAGCTCGTATGTGTGttataaataatagtatCTGAAGTTATTCTCAAAAGTCACCTAATATACTAACCGTTGTATGGTTatatgcaaaaaaaagtattGCGTTTATCAAGTAGGGTTTATATGCTCAATTGGTCGCGTGAATACCCCCACCAAATAGCAATGCAATGGTaatcaataataaataagAGCTAGTAATAAGTGCAACGCCAAAAGTGAAATAAACAGGAAACAAAGGGTATTCATTACATACTCACTGTAAATCAAGGCGCGTCCGATCCATCTCATAGGTAACCCAACATTTGTTTATCAAGTTTTTGCAAGCCCATCACATCACCTGCGAGAAGAGTTTATTTGACAAGAAATTTCACAATGTAAACAAAAACCCTGCATGATTCAACAGAAAAGCCCGTACAAATGcgcttttcttcttccttgtTTTAAGTTTTTCGAGTCTTTTTTTCCACTGAATGTTTATTTATATCTTCACTTGATTCGCAAGTCAGACGGGAAAAACCCAAATGGAGAGCCGGGGTCCTTCACGTGATGATTACTGATAACTATGGAGCAGTTTGTCATCCTGGGCACCGTATTGCCTTGGTGCTGTATCTCTGGGTGGTCGCTTGAACGTATGCAAAtttagatatatatatatattatggTATGAATGTTCTAGTTTTTTCACTACAATGCTGGAATATGTGCAAATGTTaggaattgaaaacaattaCAATGAAAATGGAAGGTAATACCAGTTTATGCCTTTAAGCTGTAGTATCTGTACATGCCTCTTTCTACACAGCCGAAGACCACGTATTCGTTAACTAGATGGAAGTGGGTTCTGTACCGTTCTGAAGTGGCAGGGTCATTGGGGTCGTACAGGAACTCTTCTGGGTGCTCGTAGTAGTAGTTCTTAGGTCTGCGCTGAGACTGTGTCAAGAGGGActttgatgatgaggatCGAGAGTTGTCTGTTGCACCTAGAATAGATAAGCCTGGCCTTCTTACTGCTGGTTTGGGATTGTTGGAGGCTCTTAGAAATAAGCTCAATTGCGACCTTCGCCTTTGCAGTTCCGGGTTGTTCAAATACTCATCGTCGGTCTCATACCTGTCATCCTCACTCATGACATTGTCACCAGTATTTGTGTTAGAATACCCAAATGCTTGTAAATCATGGATTGATCGGTCCCAATATAATCCCTCTCGGATATCTccaacagaagaagacgaagatgaTCTTCTCTGGAAATAACTTTCAATGCCGGCACCACCACTGTCAGTAGATGAGGACAATGGTCTAAAGGACTGACCATTTTGGTTGTAGTGCATTGGTGTATCTCTACTTTCGTCTTCTTCGATGATTGTATCAGTGGGCCCCATTGACTCGTCATCTGCAGATCCAATCTGATTGGCATCTTCGAGATTATTGTATATTCTTCTCCAGCCACCAGAAGGTAATCTTGGTGCTGTTATTGGTACTGCTCGATTACCAAAGGTGATTCCACCATTTCTGGTGAAAAATTGTGAAATGGGTGGTTTTAAATCTCGATAGCATCTCTGTCTCCTTACGGTACTCTGCGGAACCAAGCCACATCCAAGCATGATCTTGCATTGCGcaaatttcaagaagtcTGGTTGGTTAATAATCTTTATGATCTTGTGCCCGTCGGAATCATACTCGGTAACATTGGTTAGCATTTCCAGGTTACCTCTATTTAGGTATGGATCCGTTTTGAATAGCCAGTATCTCCTTCCGTATGACGAGTCAATGTAACATTTCCATCTAACAGGCTCCATTCTTGCCATGTCCACAATACTGGTAGTGGTATCCCCAACATTGTAAGCTGGTTTCATAGCAATAATTTCATGTTGCCTATTTGATTTTTCGATTTGTTGCCAAGCGTCAAATGATACTTCGAGAGCAACAAGAGTAGGACAGCTGGTGTACAATTTATGTTCATTAATTGTCCACCTGTTGACATGGGCGTTGTCAGATATATTTAGGTATCTTAGTTTCTGGTAGTTTTCGTTCATTTCTTCCTGTTGGGGTTGCAGTAATGCTAGGTATGAGGAATTATTAGTTGAACTTAGTGATTTATGCAATTGGGTTGTCATTTTTGGGTCAGGCGTTAAAAAATCAACCAATTTAGATATTGGGATGTCATTACCTCTAATGCTTAAACTTTTAAGCTTAGGGAAATTGAGTTTTATGAACTGTAAAGTATCACGGGTAGTTATATAATATCCATTCCTTGTAAATCTGATTTGAGCTCCATTACCATCCGCATTAGAAGGGTTAGTAGAGTCAATTTCCTCTATATGGAGAGGTAAGCCACCGATATTGAGGTATTGTAAAGTCTTATTGTGGCCATACCTACATAACTTTTTAAGTAAAAACATCGTGTGTACCTCGGTCCAAGATGATGAATGTGTAAGTGCGCTGACATTCAACCATTCCAAGGTCGTTGTGTTATTTTCATCTGTAACAGCCGGATGGTGACTGAAAAACTCTAAGACTGCTCTTGGTGTTAGTTGAAGGCACATAGCTAACGAAAGGTGAGTTAAGTTCTTATAATGCGGTATGCCATTTATTAAGGTATCGTCATCGATTGATGTGTGCGCCAAATCAAGTTTCTGTAGTTCAGGTAGCATCTGAAGTGTGGCCTTGAGTGTTTTACTTGGGAGATCTGTGCAGTCATTTAAACCTAAGCAAGTTATTTGGTAGTTAAAGTACATTCCACCATTGGGATCACTTAGTTGCAAAGCTTCTATTGCATCAATGAAACTCTTGGTAAATATAGGTCCAGAACACCCACAAAAATCAATAACACTAAGGACTTTATTATTACTGAAAAGGTA containing:
- the LUG1 gene encoding Lug1p (CAGL0B03113g~Ortholog(s) have SCF ubiquitin ligase complex localization); translation: MDTNTTFPRDNVPPEIIYQILTYQFNDFMRNDQPGSAEKFNENLATFLKSNLTVNKMFYHICRVLVYRYCNLTTAKRFHSLLTSLKSNASLRNVVQVLDFQELTSIGLGRTGEMNKMIKNLTNETIMEFLQLTSPTLREFLANENIQDDLDANIIKYLFSNNKVLSVIDFCGCSGPIFTKSFIDAIEALQLSDPNGGMYFNYQITCLGLNDCTDLPSKTLKATLQMLPELQKLDLAHTSIDDDTLINGIPHYKNLTHLSLAMCLQLTPRAVLEFFSHHPAVTDENNTTTLEWLNVSALTHSSSWTEVHTMFLLKKLCRYGHNKTLQYLNIGGLPLHIEEIDSTNPSNADGNGAQIRFTRNGYYITTRDTLQFIKLNFPKLKSLSIRGNDIPISKLVDFLTPDPKMTTQLHKSLSSTNNSSYLALLQPQQEEMNENYQKLRYLNISDNAHVNRWTINEHKLYTSCPTLVALEVSFDAWQQIEKSNRQHEIIAMKPAYNVGDTTTSIVDMARMEPVRWKCYIDSSYGRRYWLFKTDPYLNRGNLEMLTNVTEYDSDGHKIIKIINQPDFLKFAQCKIMLGCGLVPQSTVRRQRCYRDLKPPISQFFTRNGGITFGNRAVPITAPRLPSGGWRRIYNNLEDANQIGSADDESMGPTDTIIEEDESRDTPMHYNQNGQSFRPLSSSTDSGGAGIESYFQRRSSSSSSVGDIREGLYWDRSIHDLQAFGYSNTNTGDNVMSEDDRYETDDEYLNNPELQRRRSQLSLFLRASNNPKPAVRRPGLSILGATDNSRSSSSKSLLTQSQRRPKNYYYEHPEEFLYDPNDPATSERYRTHFHLVNEYVVFGCVERGMYRYYSLKA